Part of the Burkholderia humptydooensis genome, TTCGAGACGATCGCCGATCTGCGCAACGCGTCCGACATCATGCGCGAATTCTTCGCGCTGCCGGGCGTGGGCGAGCTGCTCGCGCACCAAGGCCACGAGCAGGAAGTGATGCTCGGCTATTCGGACAGCAACAAGGACGGCGGCTTCCTCACGTCGAACTGGGAGCTCTATCGCGGGGAACTGGCGCTCGTCGACCTGTTCCACGAGCGCGGGATCAAGCTGCGCCTGTTCCACGGCCGCGGCGGCACGGTGGGCCGCGGCGGCGGTCCCACCTATCAGGCGATCCTGTCGCAGCCGCCCGGCACGGTGAACGGCCAGATCCGGCTGACCGAGCAGGGCGAGGTGATCGCGAGCAAGTTCTCGAACCCAGAGATCGGCCGGCGCAATCTGGAGACGGTCGTCGCCGCGACGCTCGAGGCGACGCTCGCGCCGCACAGCAACGCGCCGAAGCAATTGCCTGCGTTCGAAGCGGCGATGCAGGCGCTGTCGGATGCGGCGATGGCGTCGTACCGCGCGCTCGTCTACGAGACGCCCGGCTTCACCGACTACTTCTTCTCGTCGACGCCGATCACCGAGATCGCCGAGCTGAACATCGGCAGCCGGCCCGCTTCGCGCAAGCTGCAGGACCCGAAGAATCGCAGGATCGAGGATCTGCGCGCGATTCCGTGGGGCTTCTCGTGGGGCCAGTGCCGGCTGCTGCTGACTGGCTGGTACGGCTTCGGCAGCGCGGTCGCCGCGTATCTCGACGGCGCGCCGGACGCGGCCGAGCGCGGCAAGCGCGTCGCGCTGCTCAAGAAGATGAACAAGACCTGGCCGTTCTTCGCGAACCTGCTGTCGAACATGGACATGGTGCTCGCGAAGACCGATCTCGCGGTCGCATCGCGCTATGCGCAGCTCGTCGCCGACAAGAAGCTGCGCAAGCACGTGTTCGAGCGGATCGTCGCCGAATGGCACCGCACGGCGGACGCGCTCGCCGAGATCACCGGCACCGAGGCGCGGCTCGCCGCGAATCCGCTCCTCGCGCGCTCGATCAAGAACCGCTTCCCGTACCTCGATCCGCTGAACCACCTGCAAGTCGAGCTGATCAAGCGGCACCGCGCGGGAGACTCGAACGCGCGGCTGCGGCGCGGGATCCACCTGACGATCAACGGAATCGCGGCCGGCCTGCGCAATACGGGTTGAGCGTCGCGAAGCGTCGCGCGCGGGCGGCGACGCGCGCCTTCCTGCCCGCCCGCGCGCCCCGCCACCCTCGCTGCCGCATCAACGCGCGTCGATCATCACCGCGTCGAGCTCGAATGAGCCGTCCGGCTGCACGTCGAAATACGCGCGCACCTCGTCGGGCGCGTCCGCCCACAGCGCGCGGATCGCGTTCGCGCGCACGTCGGGCGTCCTCATCCGCGCGACCCAGCCGTCGAACCCGATCGGCAGGCGCCAGCGCTCGCGCACCCGCGCGACGAAGCCCGCCTGCGCGAAGAATGCGAGCCATTCGTCCGCGCGGTAATCGCGCACGTGCGACGCGTCGCGCAACAACTCGACCGTCTGCAGATGCGTGTCGACGAGCGGATGATCGGCGCCCGCGATGTCGACGAACAGCACGCGGCCGCCCGGCTTCAGCACGCGGCGCGCCTCGCCGAGCGCGCGCGGCACGTCGTGCCAGTGGTGCGCGCTCATCCGGCTCACGATCCAGTCGAACGACGCATCGGCGAACGGCAGCCGCTCGGCCGCGCCCTGCTCGATTCGCACGTCCGCGAGGCCGCGCTCGCGCGCCGCCGCCTCGACCGTCGCGAGCATCTGCGGCGCGAGGTCGTAAGCGATCACCTCCTGCGCGCCGCCGCGCGCGGCGGCAAAGCTCGCATGGCCCGCGCCGCAGCCGAGATCCAGCACGCGCGCGCCGGGCGTCGCGCCGATCTCGGCGGCAAGCGTGTCGAGATCCGCGCCGCTCGCATGGACGGCGCTCGTCAAATAGGCGGAGGCGGTCGTGCCGAACGCGTCGGCGACTCGATCGTGATGCTTCATCGGCGGATTCCTTGTCACGTGGGGATCGAAGGCGGCCGGCCAACTGCATCGGCCGCCATGAGCCGCTACAATAGAGCCCGATTGGTACTGGTACAAGCCAAGCAATTATCCTGGTATCCGCTCCACCAGCCTGCCTGCCGGAGCGCCGCCGTCCCGTTCGTTCTCACGCATCGCCCGATCCGCCCCAGATGAGCCGCCCGTCCGCCCCGCCGCCGTCCCTCGATTCCACGCCCGCCCGCGCGCTCGGCGAGTTCATCCGCGCGCACCGCGAGCGGCTGTCGCCGCAGGCGCTCGGCCTGCCGCCCGGCCCGCGGCGCAGGACGCCCGGGCTGCGCCGCGAGGAAGTCGCGCAGCTCTGCGGCGTGAGTCCGACCTGGTACACGTGGATCGAGCAGGGCCGCGAAGTGTCGGCATCGGCCGACGCGCTCGCGCGCATCGCGGTCGCGCTGCGGCTGTCGCGCGCCGAGCGTGCATATCTGTTCGAGCTCGCCGCGCAGCGCGACCCGGCCGAGCCCGAATTCGCGGCGAGCGACGTGCCGGACACGCTCGTCGCCGCCGTGAAGCTGATCGCGACGCCCGCGTACGTGCTCGACCGTCAATGGAACGCGCTCGCGTGGAACGACGCGGCCGCCGCGCTCTTCACCGGCTGGCTCGACGGCGAGCGCGGCGAGCGCAACCTGCTGCGCTTCACGTTCACGTCGCCCGCGGCGCGCGCGCTGATCGTCGATTGGGAAACGCGTGCGCGGCGGCTCGTCGCCGAATTCCGCGCGGACACGATCCGCCATCTGAACGACGCGCCCACCCGCGCGCTGATCGATTCGCTGCTCGCCGACAGCGAGGCGTTCGCGCATTACTGGGCGTCGCAGGACGTGGGCGAGCGCGAAGGCGGCGAACGCGCGTTCGACCATCCGCGCGAGGGCCGCGCCGTCTATCAGCAAATGACGCTCAAGCCCGCGCACCGCGAGGACCTGAAGCTCGTCCTGCTGGTTCGGGAGGACGTCTGACGGCGCGAAACCGCGCCCGCGTTCGGCCGCACGCGTCATTCCGCCGTGCCGCGCCAAGCCGGCCGAAGCCGGGCAAGACCGCGTCAGAACATGATCGTCGCGGTGAAAGCGCATGCGGAAGCGACGCCCGGCCTCTACAACGCGCGCCTCGCCGCTCCGGCCCCGCCGGCATCGGCCGGCCGGCCCGCGAATGCTAGAATCCGCGTTGTCCATTCGCGGCGCGCGCCGCTCCACTCCCCTGCTAAGAATCGCCATGACGTCCCAACTGCACAAAAAGGGCGAGGCCTGGTCGGCCCGCTTTTCGGAACCGATGTCCGAGCTCGTCAAGCGCTATACGTCGTCGGTCTTCTTCGACAAGCGGCTCGCGCTCGTCGACATCGCCGGCTCGCTCGCGCACGCGGGCATGCTCGCCGCGCAGAAGATCATCAGCGCCGACGACCTCGCCGCGATCGAGCGCGGGATGGCGCAGATCAGGGGCGAGATCGAGCGCGGCGAATTCGAGTGGCAGCTCGATCTCGAAGATGTGCACCTGAACATCGAGGCGCGCCTGACCGCGCTCATCGGCGACGCGGGCAAGCGCCTGCACACGGGCCGCTCGCGCAACGATCAGGTCGCGACCGACATCCGCCTGTGGCTGCGCGGCGAGATCGACCGCATCGGCGGCCTCTTGACCGACCTGCGCGGCGCGCTGATCGATCTCGCCGAAAAGAACGCGGACACGATCCTGCCGGGCTTCACGCACCTGCAGGTCGCGCAGCCCGTCACGTTCGGCCATCACCTGCTCGCCTATGTCGAGATGTTCTCGCGCGACGCCGAGCGCATGCGCGACTGCCGCGCGCGCGTGAACCGCCTGCCGCTCGGCGCGGCGGCGCTCGCGGGCACGAGCTATCCGATCGACCGCCACGCGGTGGCGAAAACGCTCGGCTTCGAGGGCATCTGCGCGAACTCGCTCGACGCGGTGTCCGACCGCGACTTCGCGATCGAATTCACGGCCGCGGCCGCGCTCGTGATGACGCATGTATCGCGCTTCTCGGAAGAGCTCGTGCTGTGGATGAGCCCGCGCGTCGGCTTCATCGACATCGCCGACCGCTTCTGCACCGGCAGCTCGATCATGCCGCAGAAGAAGAACCCGGACGTGCCCGAGCTCGCGCGCGGCAAGACGGGCCGCGTGAACGGCCACCTGATGGCGCTCCTCACGCTGATGAAGGGCCAGCCGCTCGCGTACAACAAGGACAATCAGGAAGACAAGGAGCCGCTGTTCGACACGGTCGACACCGTCGCCGACACGCTGCGGATCTTCGCGGAGATGGCCGCGGGCATCACCGTGAAGCCGGATGCGATGCGCTCGGCCGCGCAGCAGGGCTTCTCGACGGCGACCGACCTCGCCGACTATCTGGTGAAGCGCGGGCTGCCGTTCCGCGACGCGCACGAAGCGGTCGCGCACGCGGTGAAGATCTGCGATGCGCGCGGCATCGACCTCGCGGACCTGACGCTCGACGAAATGAAGCAGGAACTGCCGAACGTCGCGCATCTGATCGGCGACGACGTGTTCGGCTACCTGACGCTCGAAGGCTCGGTCGCGAGCCGCAACCACCCGGGCGGCACCGCGCCGGACCAGGTGCGCGCGGCGGCGAAGGCCGCGCGCGCGGCGCTCGGCAAGTAAGCGGGAGCGGCGCCCGCGTCACGGACGACCCCATGTTCATAGCGGCAATCTTCGACATGGACGGCCTGCTCGTCGATTCCGAGCGGACCATCATGAACGCGTGGATCGACGTCGCGTATGCGCACGGCGCCGCGCTGTCGGCCGCCGATTATCTGCAGATCGTCGGCCGCTCGTTCCGCGAAGGCCAGACGATTCTCGCCGGCCTGCTCGGCGACGACACGTTCCACGCGGTGTCCGCGCAGGTGCGCGCGCGGCTCGCGGCGCCGCAGCCGCATCCGAAATTTCCGCTGAAGGCGGGCGCGCGCGCGTTGCTGGCCGCGCTCGCCGGCGCGGGCGTGCCGTGCGCGGTCGCATCGTCGTCCGCGCGCGACGTGATCCGCACGCGGCTTCACGCGGTCGGCGTGCTCGGGCATTTCGCCGCGATCGCGGGCGGCGACGAAGTGGCGCGCGGCAAGCCCGATCCGGCCGTCTACCGGCTCGCTGCCGAGCGGCTGAACGTGCCCGCGCACGCGTGCGTCGCGTTCGAGGACAGCGATTTCGGCGCGCTCGCCGCGACGCGCGCGGGCGCGTCCGTCGTCACCGTGCCCGATCTGAAGGCGCCGACGCCCGAGATCGTCGCGCTGAGCCTGCGCGTGCTCGATTCGCTCGACGATGCGGTCGCGCTCGTGCCGGCGTGGTTCGGCCCGCGCGCCGCGCGGCTCGCGTGAACCCTCGCGGCGCTCAGCGATTGTTGACGGTCTCGGAGAAGCGCTTGAGCGTCGCAACGCGCGCGCCGATCAGATCGACGCGCTCGCCCTCGCCGACGAGCGGCGTCGTCGCGTCGCGGAACGCCGCCCACTCGCGCTGCGCGGCGACGAGCGTCGGCAGCGAATCGACGGGCATCCGCGCGCGCAATTTCTCGTAATAGCGGTTCATGTCGAAGAGCGCGTGCTCGCACGCCGCATCGCGCATGCACGGCCGCACCCGATGCACGGCGCCCTTGCCGCCGCCCGGCTGCGCGTAGCGTTCGGCCGCGCCGCGCAGCGCGAGCGCGCGGTCGCGCACCGGCTGCAGCCGCATGTCGGCGCTCGCCATCGCGTACATCGTCCCCTGCGTCGTCTCGTAGACCGCGCGCACGAGATGCGCCTCGTCCTTGCGCCACGCGAGCCAGCGGCGCTGGCTCTCCTGCCAGCCGCGCCGCGCGTCGGCGGGCGCGGTCTTCACGAGCCGCTGGTACGCGGCGTCGGCCTCGCCCTGCCACTGCTGCCGCGCCTCGTCCATGCACTGGATCTGGCCCGCCGTCGACGAGCGGTCGCGCCGCGCGAGACATTGGCGCATCGCGACGTCGATCGGATCGGCCGCCGCGACCTCGGCGCGCGCCGCGCCCGCCGCCGCGAGCCATCCGGCGAGCGCGGCGGCGGCGAAGCGCACGAGCGTCTTGCGGACTTGCGTCATCGTCAGTCGCGCACGCAGTCGACGTAGTACTCGATGCGCCCGTTCATCTCTTCCGCGACGAGACCGTGAATGTCCGTGTGGAAGCCCGGGAAGCGCTCGTTGAAGTCGCGCGCGAACCGCAGGTAGTTGACGATCGTCTTGTTGAAGCGCTCGCCCGGGATCAGGAGCGGAATGCCCGGCGGATACGGCGTGAGCAGGATGCTCGTCACGCGCCCTTCGAGCTCGTCGAGCGGCACGCGGTCGATCTCGCGGTGCGCGAGCTTCGCGAACGCGTCGGACGGCTTCATCGCGGGCTCCATGTTCGACAGGTACATCTCCGTCGTGAGACGCGCGATGTCGTTCGCGCGGTACACGTCGTGGATCTGCGTGCAGAGATCGCGCAGGCCGACGCGCTCGTAGATCGGATACTGCGCGACGAACTCGGGCAGCACGCGCCAGAGCGGCTGGTTGTTGTCGTAGTCGTCCTTGAACTGCTGCAGCTCGGTGACCATCGAGTTCCAGCGGCCCTTCGTGATGCCGATCGTGAACATGATGAAGAACGAGTACAGGCCCGTCTTCTCGACGATGATCCCGTGCTCCGCCAGATACTTGGTGACGATCGCGGCCGGAATGCCGGTCTCGCCGAATTCGCCGTCCACGTCGAGCCCCGGCGTGATGATCGTCGCCTTGATCGGGTCGAGCATGTTGAAGCCCTGCGCGAGCGGGCCGAAACCGTGCCAGCGGTCGTTCGGCTTCAGCATCCAGTCTTCGCGCGAGCCGATGCCTTCTTGCGCCAGGTTGTCCGGCCCCCACACGCTGAAGAACCAGTCGTCGCCGTATTCGGCGTCCACCTTGCGCATCGCGCGGCGGAAATCGATCGCCTCGGCGATCGATTCCTCGACGAGCGCGGTGCCGCCCGGCGGCTCCATCATCGCGGCCGCGACGTCGCACGACGCGATGATCGCGTACTGCGGGCTCGTCGACGTGTGCATCAGGTACGCCTCGTTGAAGCGGTGCTTGTCGAACGTGCGGTTCTCCGAATCCTGCACGACGATCTGCGACGCCTGCGAGATGCCCGCGAGCAGCTTGTGCGTGGAGTGCGTCGCGAACACGAGCGCGCCCGTGCGCGGGCGGCCCGCGCCGATCGCGTGCATGTCCTGGTAGAACGAATGGAACTCCGCGTGCGGCAGCCACGCTTCGTCGAAGTGCAGCGTGTCGACGAGGTCGCCGAGCAGGTCCTTGATCTGCTCGACGTTGTAGACGACGCCGTCGTACGTGCTCTGCGTGATCGTCAGGATTCGCGGCTTCGCGTTCGGGTTCTTCCGGAGCGCCTCGCGCGCGAACGGATTCGCCTCGATCTTCTTGCGGATGTTCTCCGGCTTGAACTCGTCGCGCGGAATCGGCCCGATGATGCCGAAGTGGTTGCGCGTCGGCGTGAGGAACACGGGAATCGCGTGCGTCATCGTGATCGCGTGCAGGATCGACTTGTGGCAGTTGCGATCGACGAGCACGATGTCGCCGGGCGCGACCGTCGCGTGCCAGACGATCTTGTTCGACGTCGACGTGCCGTTCGTCACGAAGAACAGGTGATCGGCGCTGAAGATCCGCGCGGCGTTGCGCTCGGAAGCCGCCACCGGCCCCGTGTGGTCGAGCAGTTGGCCGAGCTCGTCCACCGCGTTGCAGACGTCGG contains:
- a CDS encoding HAD family hydrolase, with amino-acid sequence MFIAAIFDMDGLLVDSERTIMNAWIDVAYAHGAALSAADYLQIVGRSFREGQTILAGLLGDDTFHAVSAQVRARLAAPQPHPKFPLKAGARALLAALAGAGVPCAVASSSARDVIRTRLHAVGVLGHFAAIAGGDEVARGKPDPAVYRLAAERLNVPAHACVAFEDSDFGALAATRAGASVVTVPDLKAPTPEIVALSLRVLDSLDDAVALVPAWFGPRAARLA
- the argH gene encoding argininosuccinate lyase → MTSQLHKKGEAWSARFSEPMSELVKRYTSSVFFDKRLALVDIAGSLAHAGMLAAQKIISADDLAAIERGMAQIRGEIERGEFEWQLDLEDVHLNIEARLTALIGDAGKRLHTGRSRNDQVATDIRLWLRGEIDRIGGLLTDLRGALIDLAEKNADTILPGFTHLQVAQPVTFGHHLLAYVEMFSRDAERMRDCRARVNRLPLGAAALAGTSYPIDRHAVAKTLGFEGICANSLDAVSDRDFAIEFTAAAALVMTHVSRFSEELVLWMSPRVGFIDIADRFCTGSSIMPQKKNPDVPELARGKTGRVNGHLMALLTLMKGQPLAYNKDNQEDKEPLFDTVDTVADTLRIFAEMAAGITVKPDAMRSAAQQGFSTATDLADYLVKRGLPFRDAHEAVAHAVKICDARGIDLADLTLDEMKQELPNVAHLIGDDVFGYLTLEGSVASRNHPGGTAPDQVRAAAKAARAALGK
- a CDS encoding helix-turn-helix transcriptional regulator; this translates as MSRPSAPPPSLDSTPARALGEFIRAHRERLSPQALGLPPGPRRRTPGLRREEVAQLCGVSPTWYTWIEQGREVSASADALARIAVALRLSRAERAYLFELAAQRDPAEPEFAASDVPDTLVAAVKLIATPAYVLDRQWNALAWNDAAAALFTGWLDGERGERNLLRFTFTSPAARALIVDWETRARRLVAEFRADTIRHLNDAPTRALIDSLLADSEAFAHYWASQDVGEREGGERAFDHPREGRAVYQQMTLKPAHREDLKLVLLVREDV
- a CDS encoding arginine/lysine/ornithine decarboxylase; translated protein: MKFRFPVVIIDEDFRSENISGSGIRALAEAIEKEGVEVLGLTSYGDLTSFAQQSSRASCFILSIDDDELMLGEVGADGELPELATAIIELRAFVAEVRRRNGDIPIFLYGETRTSRHLPNDILRELHGFIHMFEDTPEFVARHIIREAKVYLDSLAPPFFKELVKYADEGSYSWHCPGHSGGVAFLKNPLGQMFHQFFGENMLRADVCNAVDELGQLLDHTGPVAASERNAARIFSADHLFFVTNGTSTSNKIVWHATVAPGDIVLVDRNCHKSILHAITMTHAIPVFLTPTRNHFGIIGPIPRDEFKPENIRKKIEANPFAREALRKNPNAKPRILTITQSTYDGVVYNVEQIKDLLGDLVDTLHFDEAWLPHAEFHSFYQDMHAIGAGRPRTGALVFATHSTHKLLAGISQASQIVVQDSENRTFDKHRFNEAYLMHTSTSPQYAIIASCDVAAAMMEPPGGTALVEESIAEAIDFRRAMRKVDAEYGDDWFFSVWGPDNLAQEGIGSREDWMLKPNDRWHGFGPLAQGFNMLDPIKATIITPGLDVDGEFGETGIPAAIVTKYLAEHGIIVEKTGLYSFFIMFTIGITKGRWNSMVTELQQFKDDYDNNQPLWRVLPEFVAQYPIYERVGLRDLCTQIHDVYRANDIARLTTEMYLSNMEPAMKPSDAFAKLAHREIDRVPLDELEGRVTSILLTPYPPGIPLLIPGERFNKTIVNYLRFARDFNERFPGFHTDIHGLVAEEMNGRIEYYVDCVRD
- a CDS encoding lysozyme inhibitor LprI family protein, whose translation is MTQVRKTLVRFAAAALAGWLAAAGAARAEVAAADPIDVAMRQCLARRDRSSTAGQIQCMDEARQQWQGEADAAYQRLVKTAPADARRGWQESQRRWLAWRKDEAHLVRAVYETTQGTMYAMASADMRLQPVRDRALALRGAAERYAQPGGGKGAVHRVRPCMRDAACEHALFDMNRYYEKLRARMPVDSLPTLVAAQREWAAFRDATTPLVGEGERVDLIGARVATLKRFSETVNNR
- a CDS encoding class I SAM-dependent methyltransferase codes for the protein MKHHDRVADAFGTTASAYLTSAVHASGADLDTLAAEIGATPGARVLDLGCGAGHASFAAARGGAQEVIAYDLAPQMLATVEAAARERGLADVRIEQGAAERLPFADASFDWIVSRMSAHHWHDVPRALGEARRVLKPGGRVLFVDIAGADHPLVDTHLQTVELLRDASHVRDYRADEWLAFFAQAGFVARVRERWRLPIGFDGWVARMRTPDVRANAIRALWADAPDEVRAYFDVQPDGSFELDAVMIDAR